The Hippoglossus hippoglossus isolate fHipHip1 chromosome 19, fHipHip1.pri, whole genome shotgun sequence genome has a segment encoding these proteins:
- the LOC117752805 gene encoding SUN domain-containing protein 1-like isoform X12, with protein sequence MMVFLSSDSEPQVVSSLRTRTMSRLSLRLDNGLLDHSLPLSSASYSAGGGSWRSSRSLKPRRSQHHSVSCSESLLVPSPRKPSGRSLHSSSVHSVTSDTSLLSSLLDESSIQDATLVDTLWGLDHDVDPKESTIVAEQSTVLANCTLIGSDSFCVKHTGQTLSRVYCELHPDKKESVTTRSSSSKYTTSSSSVSGERELETSIVYDRDRSRRRRTARSDHCGVMELKETTNSLKEALHPNGSLCKTGGAILRWLSRRWHHMTAPDRAVLLTRSPPRFVLFLVPLLLFLIGPCWFGLAGIQSILAALNITDWTKVVSDVPALSSMYSFMSSQSPSAENAAEGSGEVQLYEEPLYPRPPPAEEEESDRLVGLEQSLTVLWGRVEAAGQQAEQRHREVLGLYADLQQRVSARSGEDDLQLWLSSLIDHELTELRRRLDEERQREQMQQLSQQQSLSSRLDQLELQLLAAQTEEDQWRREAASVPQSTLPAAISMGVDRQSHDALLAEVARLEVALEDVRRDVDGLSGFKDRCRQLDGVQQTISEQVSAQVREEVRALVYGNQVTVAGGGDSDTLPESLLQWLSQQYVSRADLQVALSSLERSILQNIKLQLVQHRNEEVRETVLQTTGTAGDTVTPEDVHVIVKNALRLFSQDQTGLADYALESGGGSVLSTRCSETYETKAALLSLFGLPLWYFSQSPRTVIQPDVHPGNCWAFRGSTGFLVIRLSMRILPTAFSLEHIPKALAPSGALHSAPRDFSVYGLDDERQDRGKLLGVYTYDEDGEALQTYAATEENDQMFQIIEVKVLSNWGHQEYTCIYRFRVHGSPSDV encoded by the exons ATGATGGT CTTCTTGTCGTCGGACTCGGAGCCGCAGGTCGTCTCCTCCCTTCGGACCAGGACCATGTCCAGACTCAGTCTGCGGCTCGATAACGGTCTGTTGGATCACAGTCTGCCGCTCAGCAGCGCCTCCTACAGCgcaggaggaggcagctggaggagcagcag GTCCCTGAAGCCTCGTCGTTCCCAGCATCACTCTGTCTCCTGCTCGGAGTCTCTCCTCGTCCCGTCTCCTCGTAAACCGTCCGGCCGCtcgctccacagcagcagcgtcCACAGCGTGACCTCAGACACCTCCCTGCTGTCCTCGCTGCTGGACGAGTCGTCCATCCAGGACGCCACGCTGGTCGACACCCTCTGGG GTTTGGACCATGACGTTGATCCTAAAG AAAGCACCATCGTAGCAGAGCAGAGTACTGTCCTGGCAAACtgcactctgattggctcagaCAGCTTCTGTGTCAAACACACGGGGCAGACGCTCAGCAGGGTTTACTGTGAGCTGCATCCGGACAAGAAGGAGTCCGTCACCACACGCAGTTCCTCCTCCAAAtacaccacctcctcctcctcggtgtCAGGGGAGAGAGAACTGGAGACCTCCATCGTCTACGACCGAGATCGGAGCCGCAGGAGGAGAACAG CTCGGTCTGATCACTGTGGAGTCATGGAGTTGAAGGAGACGACCAACAGCCTGAAGGAGGCGCTACATCCCAATGGATCTCTGT gtaaaACAGGAGGTGCCATCCTCCGGTGGCTCAGCAGAAGATGGCATCACATGACTGCTCCTGATCGTGCCGTCCTACTGACTCg GTCCCCGCCCAGATTTGTCCTGTTCcttgttcctctgctgctcttcctcatcG GCCCATGTTGGTTTGGCCTCGCCGGCATACAGTCCATCCTCGCAGCTTTAAACATCACAGATTGGACGAAGGTGGTCTCCGACGTCCCCGCTCTGTCCTCCATGTACAGCTTCATGTCCTCACAGAGCCCATCAGCGGAGAACGCTGCAGAGGGGTCAGGGGAGGTGCAGCTGTATGAGGAGCCGCTCTATCCTCGACCTCCACCAGCCGAGGAG GAAGAGTCGGACCGGCTCGTCGGCCTGGAGCAGAGTCTGACGGTGCTGTGGGGGCGTGTGGAGGCCGCAGGgcagcaggcagagcagagacacagggaggtTCTCGGGCTGTACGCCGACCTCCAGCAGCGCGTCTCTGCTCGGAGCGGCGAGGACGACCTGCAGCTATGGCTCAGCAGCCTGATCGACCATGAGCTGACCGAGCTGAGGAGGCGACTGGACGAGGAGCGACAGAGGGAGCAG atgcagcagctgtcGCAGCAGCAGAGTCTATCGTCTCGTCTGGatcagctggagctgcagctgctggcgGCTCAAACAGAG GAGGATCAGTGGAGGCGAGAAGCTGCGTCCGTTCCACAGTCAACACTTCCTGCTGCCATCAG TATGGGTGTGGACCGTCAGTCCCATGACGCCTTGCTGGCGGAGGTAGCGAGGTTGGAGGTGGCTCTGGAGGACGTAAGGCGGGATGTGGACGGTCTGTCTGGGTTCAAGGACCGTTGCCGACAACTCGATGGAGTCCAGCAGACG ATCTCGGAACAGGTTTCCGCTCAGGTGCGCGAGGAGGTTCGGGCTCTCGTTTATGGGAATCAGGTGACAGTGGCGGGCGGAGGAGACTCCGACACTCTCCCAGAGTCGCTCCTCCAGTGGCTGTCGCAGCAGTATGTCAGTAGGGCtgacctgcaggtggcgctgtcgTCTCTGGAGCGCAGCATCCTGCAGAACATCAAACTGCAGCTGGTGCAGCATCGCAACGAGGAGGTCAGAGAGACCGTCCTGCAAACCACCGGGACTGCCGGGGACACCGTCACCCCGGAG GATGTCCACGTGATCGTGAAGAACGCTCTGCGGCTGTTTTCCCAGGACCAGACTGGCCTCGCCGACTACGCTCTGGAGTCTGGAG ggggcagtgttCTGAGCACTCGCTGCTCTGAGACGTACGAGACGAAGGCGGCGCTGCTCAGTCTGTTCGGACTTCCTCTCTGGTATTTCTCTCAGTCTCCTCGAACTGTCATCCAG CCGGACGTCCATCCAGGAAACTGCTGGGCGTTCAGAGGCTCCACAGGTTTCCTGGTGATCCGTCTCTCCATGAGGATCCTCCCCACGGCCTTCTCCCTGGAGCACATCCCCAAAGCCCTGGCACCCAGTGGGGCGCTGCACAGCGCTCCCCGAGACTTCAGCGTCTAC GGTCTAGATGACGAGCGTCAGGACAGAGGGAAGCTGCTGGGCGTGTACACGTATGACGAGGATGGAGAAGCTCTGCAGACCTACGCCGCCACT GAGGAGAACGATCAGATGTTCCAGATCATCGAGGTGAAGGTTTTGTCCAACTGGGGCCACCAGGAGTACACGTGCATTTACCGTTTCAGAGTGCACGGGTCGCCCAGTGACGTCTGA
- the LOC117752805 gene encoding SUN domain-containing protein 1-like isoform X10 — MMVFLSSDSEPQVVSSLRTRTMSRLSLRLDNGLLDHSLPLSSASYSAGGGSWRSSRSLKPRRSQHHSVSCSESLLVPSPRKPSGRSLHSSSVHSVTSDTSLLSSLLDESSIQDATLVDTLWGLDHDVDPKESTIVAEQSTVLANCTLIGSDSFCVKHTGQTLSRVYCELHPDKKESVTTRSSSSKYTTSSSSVSGERELETSIVYDRDRSRRRRTARSDHCGVMELKETTNSLKEALHPNGSLCDGCKEKQLLETDAVASSSRSSLAASVWGLMWSAAVFTGKTGGAILRWLSRRWHHMTAPDRAVLLTRSPPRFVLFLVPLLLFLIGPCWFGLAGIQSILAALNITDWTKVVSDVPALSSMYSFMSSQSPSAENAAEGSGEVQLYEEPLYPRPPPAEEEESDRLVGLEQSLTVLWGRVEAAGQQAEQRHREVLGLYADLQQRVSARSGEDDLQLWLSSLIDHELTELRRRLDEERQREQMQQLSQQQSLSSRLDQLELQLLAAQTEEDQWRREAASVPQSTLPAAISMGVDRQSHDALLAEVARLEVALEDVRRDVDGLSGFKDRCRQLDGVQQTISEQVSAQVREEVRALVYGNQVTVAGGGDSDTLPESLLQWLSQQYVSRADLQVALSSLERSILQNIKLQLVQHRNEEVRETVLQTTGTAGDTVTPEDVHVIVKNALRLFSQDQTGLADYALESGGGSVLSTRCSETYETKAALLSLFGLPLWYFSQSPRTVIQPDVHPGNCWAFRGSTGFLVIRLSMRILPTAFSLEHIPKALAPSGALHSAPRDFSVYGLDDERQDRGKLLGVYTYDEDGEALQTYAATEENDQMFQIIEVKVLSNWGHQEYTCIYRFRVHGSPSDV, encoded by the exons ATGATGGT CTTCTTGTCGTCGGACTCGGAGCCGCAGGTCGTCTCCTCCCTTCGGACCAGGACCATGTCCAGACTCAGTCTGCGGCTCGATAACGGTCTGTTGGATCACAGTCTGCCGCTCAGCAGCGCCTCCTACAGCgcaggaggaggcagctggaggagcagcag GTCCCTGAAGCCTCGTCGTTCCCAGCATCACTCTGTCTCCTGCTCGGAGTCTCTCCTCGTCCCGTCTCCTCGTAAACCGTCCGGCCGCtcgctccacagcagcagcgtcCACAGCGTGACCTCAGACACCTCCCTGCTGTCCTCGCTGCTGGACGAGTCGTCCATCCAGGACGCCACGCTGGTCGACACCCTCTGGG GTTTGGACCATGACGTTGATCCTAAAG AAAGCACCATCGTAGCAGAGCAGAGTACTGTCCTGGCAAACtgcactctgattggctcagaCAGCTTCTGTGTCAAACACACGGGGCAGACGCTCAGCAGGGTTTACTGTGAGCTGCATCCGGACAAGAAGGAGTCCGTCACCACACGCAGTTCCTCCTCCAAAtacaccacctcctcctcctcggtgtCAGGGGAGAGAGAACTGGAGACCTCCATCGTCTACGACCGAGATCGGAGCCGCAGGAGGAGAACAG CTCGGTCTGATCACTGTGGAGTCATGGAGTTGAAGGAGACGACCAACAGCCTGAAGGAGGCGCTACATCCCAATGGATCTCTGT GTGACGGCTGTAAGGAGAAGCAGCTCTTGGAGACGGACGCCGTCGCCTCTTCCTCGAGGTCGTCACTGGCGGCCTCTGTGTGGGGGCTGATGTGGAGCGCTGCTGTTTTCACAG gtaaaACAGGAGGTGCCATCCTCCGGTGGCTCAGCAGAAGATGGCATCACATGACTGCTCCTGATCGTGCCGTCCTACTGACTCg GTCCCCGCCCAGATTTGTCCTGTTCcttgttcctctgctgctcttcctcatcG GCCCATGTTGGTTTGGCCTCGCCGGCATACAGTCCATCCTCGCAGCTTTAAACATCACAGATTGGACGAAGGTGGTCTCCGACGTCCCCGCTCTGTCCTCCATGTACAGCTTCATGTCCTCACAGAGCCCATCAGCGGAGAACGCTGCAGAGGGGTCAGGGGAGGTGCAGCTGTATGAGGAGCCGCTCTATCCTCGACCTCCACCAGCCGAGGAG GAAGAGTCGGACCGGCTCGTCGGCCTGGAGCAGAGTCTGACGGTGCTGTGGGGGCGTGTGGAGGCCGCAGGgcagcaggcagagcagagacacagggaggtTCTCGGGCTGTACGCCGACCTCCAGCAGCGCGTCTCTGCTCGGAGCGGCGAGGACGACCTGCAGCTATGGCTCAGCAGCCTGATCGACCATGAGCTGACCGAGCTGAGGAGGCGACTGGACGAGGAGCGACAGAGGGAGCAG atgcagcagctgtcGCAGCAGCAGAGTCTATCGTCTCGTCTGGatcagctggagctgcagctgctggcgGCTCAAACAGAG GAGGATCAGTGGAGGCGAGAAGCTGCGTCCGTTCCACAGTCAACACTTCCTGCTGCCATCAG TATGGGTGTGGACCGTCAGTCCCATGACGCCTTGCTGGCGGAGGTAGCGAGGTTGGAGGTGGCTCTGGAGGACGTAAGGCGGGATGTGGACGGTCTGTCTGGGTTCAAGGACCGTTGCCGACAACTCGATGGAGTCCAGCAGACG ATCTCGGAACAGGTTTCCGCTCAGGTGCGCGAGGAGGTTCGGGCTCTCGTTTATGGGAATCAGGTGACAGTGGCGGGCGGAGGAGACTCCGACACTCTCCCAGAGTCGCTCCTCCAGTGGCTGTCGCAGCAGTATGTCAGTAGGGCtgacctgcaggtggcgctgtcgTCTCTGGAGCGCAGCATCCTGCAGAACATCAAACTGCAGCTGGTGCAGCATCGCAACGAGGAGGTCAGAGAGACCGTCCTGCAAACCACCGGGACTGCCGGGGACACCGTCACCCCGGAG GATGTCCACGTGATCGTGAAGAACGCTCTGCGGCTGTTTTCCCAGGACCAGACTGGCCTCGCCGACTACGCTCTGGAGTCTGGAG ggggcagtgttCTGAGCACTCGCTGCTCTGAGACGTACGAGACGAAGGCGGCGCTGCTCAGTCTGTTCGGACTTCCTCTCTGGTATTTCTCTCAGTCTCCTCGAACTGTCATCCAG CCGGACGTCCATCCAGGAAACTGCTGGGCGTTCAGAGGCTCCACAGGTTTCCTGGTGATCCGTCTCTCCATGAGGATCCTCCCCACGGCCTTCTCCCTGGAGCACATCCCCAAAGCCCTGGCACCCAGTGGGGCGCTGCACAGCGCTCCCCGAGACTTCAGCGTCTAC GGTCTAGATGACGAGCGTCAGGACAGAGGGAAGCTGCTGGGCGTGTACACGTATGACGAGGATGGAGAAGCTCTGCAGACCTACGCCGCCACT GAGGAGAACGATCAGATGTTCCAGATCATCGAGGTGAAGGTTTTGTCCAACTGGGGCCACCAGGAGTACACGTGCATTTACCGTTTCAGAGTGCACGGGTCGCCCAGTGACGTCTGA
- the LOC117752805 gene encoding SUN domain-containing protein 1-like isoform X8, which produces MSRLSLRLDNGLLDHSLPLSSASYSAGGGSWRSSRSLKPRRSQHHSVSCSESLLVPSPRKPSGRSLHSSSVHSVTSDTSLLSSLLDESSIQDATLVDTLWGLDHDVDPKESTIVAEQSTVLANCTLIGSDSFCVKHTGQTLSRVYCELHPDKKESVTTRSSSSKYTTSSSSVSGERELETSIVYDRDRSRRRRTAGVLASMLDAGVNVSRRAAACVISLLTLICSCLSLQRRHHMTDVLQMWLDLSVVCVRRAAGVCSSVLTLTWQVCQRVTHSDHSRGARSDHCGVMELKETTNSLKEALHPNGSLCDGCKEKQLLETDAVASSSRSSLAASVWGLMWSAAVFTGKTGGAILRWLSRRWHHMTAPDRAVLLTRSPPRFVLFLVPLLLFLIGPCWFGLAGIQSILAALNITDWTKVVSDVPALSSMYSFMSSQSPSAENAAEGSGEVQLYEEPLYPRPPPAEEEESDRLVGLEQSLTVLWGRVEAAGQQAEQRHREVLGLYADLQQRVSARSGEDDLQLWLSSLIDHELTELRRRLDEERQREQMQQLSQQQSLSSRLDQLELQLLAAQTEEDQWRREAASVPQSTLPAAISMGVDRQSHDALLAEVARLEVALEDVRRDVDGLSGFKDRCRQLDGVQQTISEQVSAQVREEVRALVYGNQVTVAGGGDSDTLPESLLQWLSQQYVSRADLQVALSSLERSILQNIKLQLVQHRNEEVRETVLQTTGTAGDTVTPEDVHVIVKNALRLFSQDQTGLADYALESGGGSVLSTRCSETYETKAALLSLFGLPLWYFSQSPRTVIQPDVHPGNCWAFRGSTGFLVIRLSMRILPTAFSLEHIPKALAPSGALHSAPRDFSVYGLDDERQDRGKLLGVYTYDEDGEALQTYAATEENDQMFQIIEVKVLSNWGHQEYTCIYRFRVHGSPSDV; this is translated from the exons ATGTCCAGACTCAGTCTGCGGCTCGATAACGGTCTGTTGGATCACAGTCTGCCGCTCAGCAGCGCCTCCTACAGCgcaggaggaggcagctggaggagcagcag GTCCCTGAAGCCTCGTCGTTCCCAGCATCACTCTGTCTCCTGCTCGGAGTCTCTCCTCGTCCCGTCTCCTCGTAAACCGTCCGGCCGCtcgctccacagcagcagcgtcCACAGCGTGACCTCAGACACCTCCCTGCTGTCCTCGCTGCTGGACGAGTCGTCCATCCAGGACGCCACGCTGGTCGACACCCTCTGGG GTTTGGACCATGACGTTGATCCTAAAG AAAGCACCATCGTAGCAGAGCAGAGTACTGTCCTGGCAAACtgcactctgattggctcagaCAGCTTCTGTGTCAAACACACGGGGCAGACGCTCAGCAGGGTTTACTGTGAGCTGCATCCGGACAAGAAGGAGTCCGTCACCACACGCAGTTCCTCCTCCAAAtacaccacctcctcctcctcggtgtCAGGGGAGAGAGAACTGGAGACCTCCATCGTCTACGACCGAGATCGGAGCCGCAGGAGGAGAACAG CAGGTGTTTTGGCATCCATGTTGGatgcaggtgtgaatgtgagcaggAGGGCGGCGGCCTGTGTCATCTCCCTGCTCACTCTGATTTGCAGTTGCCTGTCGCTGCAGAGACGCCACCACATGACAG ATGTGCTGCAGATGTGGCTGGACCtgtcagtggtgtgtgtgaggagagcagcaggcgtctgcagctctgtgctcaCACTCACCTGGCAGGTGTGTCAGCGCGTCACACACTCTGACCACAGTCGTGGAG CTCGGTCTGATCACTGTGGAGTCATGGAGTTGAAGGAGACGACCAACAGCCTGAAGGAGGCGCTACATCCCAATGGATCTCTGT GTGACGGCTGTAAGGAGAAGCAGCTCTTGGAGACGGACGCCGTCGCCTCTTCCTCGAGGTCGTCACTGGCGGCCTCTGTGTGGGGGCTGATGTGGAGCGCTGCTGTTTTCACAG gtaaaACAGGAGGTGCCATCCTCCGGTGGCTCAGCAGAAGATGGCATCACATGACTGCTCCTGATCGTGCCGTCCTACTGACTCg GTCCCCGCCCAGATTTGTCCTGTTCcttgttcctctgctgctcttcctcatcG GCCCATGTTGGTTTGGCCTCGCCGGCATACAGTCCATCCTCGCAGCTTTAAACATCACAGATTGGACGAAGGTGGTCTCCGACGTCCCCGCTCTGTCCTCCATGTACAGCTTCATGTCCTCACAGAGCCCATCAGCGGAGAACGCTGCAGAGGGGTCAGGGGAGGTGCAGCTGTATGAGGAGCCGCTCTATCCTCGACCTCCACCAGCCGAGGAG GAAGAGTCGGACCGGCTCGTCGGCCTGGAGCAGAGTCTGACGGTGCTGTGGGGGCGTGTGGAGGCCGCAGGgcagcaggcagagcagagacacagggaggtTCTCGGGCTGTACGCCGACCTCCAGCAGCGCGTCTCTGCTCGGAGCGGCGAGGACGACCTGCAGCTATGGCTCAGCAGCCTGATCGACCATGAGCTGACCGAGCTGAGGAGGCGACTGGACGAGGAGCGACAGAGGGAGCAG atgcagcagctgtcGCAGCAGCAGAGTCTATCGTCTCGTCTGGatcagctggagctgcagctgctggcgGCTCAAACAGAG GAGGATCAGTGGAGGCGAGAAGCTGCGTCCGTTCCACAGTCAACACTTCCTGCTGCCATCAG TATGGGTGTGGACCGTCAGTCCCATGACGCCTTGCTGGCGGAGGTAGCGAGGTTGGAGGTGGCTCTGGAGGACGTAAGGCGGGATGTGGACGGTCTGTCTGGGTTCAAGGACCGTTGCCGACAACTCGATGGAGTCCAGCAGACG ATCTCGGAACAGGTTTCCGCTCAGGTGCGCGAGGAGGTTCGGGCTCTCGTTTATGGGAATCAGGTGACAGTGGCGGGCGGAGGAGACTCCGACACTCTCCCAGAGTCGCTCCTCCAGTGGCTGTCGCAGCAGTATGTCAGTAGGGCtgacctgcaggtggcgctgtcgTCTCTGGAGCGCAGCATCCTGCAGAACATCAAACTGCAGCTGGTGCAGCATCGCAACGAGGAGGTCAGAGAGACCGTCCTGCAAACCACCGGGACTGCCGGGGACACCGTCACCCCGGAG GATGTCCACGTGATCGTGAAGAACGCTCTGCGGCTGTTTTCCCAGGACCAGACTGGCCTCGCCGACTACGCTCTGGAGTCTGGAG ggggcagtgttCTGAGCACTCGCTGCTCTGAGACGTACGAGACGAAGGCGGCGCTGCTCAGTCTGTTCGGACTTCCTCTCTGGTATTTCTCTCAGTCTCCTCGAACTGTCATCCAG CCGGACGTCCATCCAGGAAACTGCTGGGCGTTCAGAGGCTCCACAGGTTTCCTGGTGATCCGTCTCTCCATGAGGATCCTCCCCACGGCCTTCTCCCTGGAGCACATCCCCAAAGCCCTGGCACCCAGTGGGGCGCTGCACAGCGCTCCCCGAGACTTCAGCGTCTAC GGTCTAGATGACGAGCGTCAGGACAGAGGGAAGCTGCTGGGCGTGTACACGTATGACGAGGATGGAGAAGCTCTGCAGACCTACGCCGCCACT GAGGAGAACGATCAGATGTTCCAGATCATCGAGGTGAAGGTTTTGTCCAACTGGGGCCACCAGGAGTACACGTGCATTTACCGTTTCAGAGTGCACGGGTCGCCCAGTGACGTCTGA
- the LOC117752805 gene encoding SUN domain-containing protein 1-like isoform X11: protein MSRLSLRLDNGLLDHSLPLSSASYSAGGGSWRSSRSLKPRRSQHHSVSCSESLLVPSPRKPSGRSLHSSSVHSVTSDTSLLSSLLDESSIQDATLVDTLWGLDHDVDPKESTIVAEQSTVLANCTLIGSDSFCVKHTGQTLSRVYCELHPDKKESVTTRSSSSKYTTSSSSVSGERELETSIVYDRDRSRRRRTAGVLASMLDAGVNVSRRAAACVISLLTLICSCLSLQRRHHMTDVLQMWLDLSVVCVRRAAGVCSSVLTLTWQVCQRVTHSDHSRGARSDHCGVMELKETTNSLKEALHPNGSLCKTGGAILRWLSRRWHHMTAPDRAVLLTRSPPRFVLFLVPLLLFLIGPCWFGLAGIQSILAALNITDWTKVVSDVPALSSMYSFMSSQSPSAENAAEGSGEVQLYEEPLYPRPPPAEEEESDRLVGLEQSLTVLWGRVEAAGQQAEQRHREVLGLYADLQQRVSARSGEDDLQLWLSSLIDHELTELRRRLDEERQREQMQQLSQQQSLSSRLDQLELQLLAAQTEEDQWRREAASVPQSTLPAAISMGVDRQSHDALLAEVARLEVALEDVRRDVDGLSGFKDRCRQLDGVQQTISEQVSAQVREEVRALVYGNQVTVAGGGDSDTLPESLLQWLSQQYVSRADLQVALSSLERSILQNIKLQLVQHRNEEVRETVLQTTGTAGDTVTPEDVHVIVKNALRLFSQDQTGLADYALESGGGSVLSTRCSETYETKAALLSLFGLPLWYFSQSPRTVIQPDVHPGNCWAFRGSTGFLVIRLSMRILPTAFSLEHIPKALAPSGALHSAPRDFSVYGLDDERQDRGKLLGVYTYDEDGEALQTYAATEENDQMFQIIEVKVLSNWGHQEYTCIYRFRVHGSPSDV, encoded by the exons ATGTCCAGACTCAGTCTGCGGCTCGATAACGGTCTGTTGGATCACAGTCTGCCGCTCAGCAGCGCCTCCTACAGCgcaggaggaggcagctggaggagcagcag GTCCCTGAAGCCTCGTCGTTCCCAGCATCACTCTGTCTCCTGCTCGGAGTCTCTCCTCGTCCCGTCTCCTCGTAAACCGTCCGGCCGCtcgctccacagcagcagcgtcCACAGCGTGACCTCAGACACCTCCCTGCTGTCCTCGCTGCTGGACGAGTCGTCCATCCAGGACGCCACGCTGGTCGACACCCTCTGGG GTTTGGACCATGACGTTGATCCTAAAG AAAGCACCATCGTAGCAGAGCAGAGTACTGTCCTGGCAAACtgcactctgattggctcagaCAGCTTCTGTGTCAAACACACGGGGCAGACGCTCAGCAGGGTTTACTGTGAGCTGCATCCGGACAAGAAGGAGTCCGTCACCACACGCAGTTCCTCCTCCAAAtacaccacctcctcctcctcggtgtCAGGGGAGAGAGAACTGGAGACCTCCATCGTCTACGACCGAGATCGGAGCCGCAGGAGGAGAACAG CAGGTGTTTTGGCATCCATGTTGGatgcaggtgtgaatgtgagcaggAGGGCGGCGGCCTGTGTCATCTCCCTGCTCACTCTGATTTGCAGTTGCCTGTCGCTGCAGAGACGCCACCACATGACAG ATGTGCTGCAGATGTGGCTGGACCtgtcagtggtgtgtgtgaggagagcagcaggcgtctgcagctctgtgctcaCACTCACCTGGCAGGTGTGTCAGCGCGTCACACACTCTGACCACAGTCGTGGAG CTCGGTCTGATCACTGTGGAGTCATGGAGTTGAAGGAGACGACCAACAGCCTGAAGGAGGCGCTACATCCCAATGGATCTCTGT gtaaaACAGGAGGTGCCATCCTCCGGTGGCTCAGCAGAAGATGGCATCACATGACTGCTCCTGATCGTGCCGTCCTACTGACTCg GTCCCCGCCCAGATTTGTCCTGTTCcttgttcctctgctgctcttcctcatcG GCCCATGTTGGTTTGGCCTCGCCGGCATACAGTCCATCCTCGCAGCTTTAAACATCACAGATTGGACGAAGGTGGTCTCCGACGTCCCCGCTCTGTCCTCCATGTACAGCTTCATGTCCTCACAGAGCCCATCAGCGGAGAACGCTGCAGAGGGGTCAGGGGAGGTGCAGCTGTATGAGGAGCCGCTCTATCCTCGACCTCCACCAGCCGAGGAG GAAGAGTCGGACCGGCTCGTCGGCCTGGAGCAGAGTCTGACGGTGCTGTGGGGGCGTGTGGAGGCCGCAGGgcagcaggcagagcagagacacagggaggtTCTCGGGCTGTACGCCGACCTCCAGCAGCGCGTCTCTGCTCGGAGCGGCGAGGACGACCTGCAGCTATGGCTCAGCAGCCTGATCGACCATGAGCTGACCGAGCTGAGGAGGCGACTGGACGAGGAGCGACAGAGGGAGCAG atgcagcagctgtcGCAGCAGCAGAGTCTATCGTCTCGTCTGGatcagctggagctgcagctgctggcgGCTCAAACAGAG GAGGATCAGTGGAGGCGAGAAGCTGCGTCCGTTCCACAGTCAACACTTCCTGCTGCCATCAG TATGGGTGTGGACCGTCAGTCCCATGACGCCTTGCTGGCGGAGGTAGCGAGGTTGGAGGTGGCTCTGGAGGACGTAAGGCGGGATGTGGACGGTCTGTCTGGGTTCAAGGACCGTTGCCGACAACTCGATGGAGTCCAGCAGACG ATCTCGGAACAGGTTTCCGCTCAGGTGCGCGAGGAGGTTCGGGCTCTCGTTTATGGGAATCAGGTGACAGTGGCGGGCGGAGGAGACTCCGACACTCTCCCAGAGTCGCTCCTCCAGTGGCTGTCGCAGCAGTATGTCAGTAGGGCtgacctgcaggtggcgctgtcgTCTCTGGAGCGCAGCATCCTGCAGAACATCAAACTGCAGCTGGTGCAGCATCGCAACGAGGAGGTCAGAGAGACCGTCCTGCAAACCACCGGGACTGCCGGGGACACCGTCACCCCGGAG GATGTCCACGTGATCGTGAAGAACGCTCTGCGGCTGTTTTCCCAGGACCAGACTGGCCTCGCCGACTACGCTCTGGAGTCTGGAG ggggcagtgttCTGAGCACTCGCTGCTCTGAGACGTACGAGACGAAGGCGGCGCTGCTCAGTCTGTTCGGACTTCCTCTCTGGTATTTCTCTCAGTCTCCTCGAACTGTCATCCAG CCGGACGTCCATCCAGGAAACTGCTGGGCGTTCAGAGGCTCCACAGGTTTCCTGGTGATCCGTCTCTCCATGAGGATCCTCCCCACGGCCTTCTCCCTGGAGCACATCCCCAAAGCCCTGGCACCCAGTGGGGCGCTGCACAGCGCTCCCCGAGACTTCAGCGTCTAC GGTCTAGATGACGAGCGTCAGGACAGAGGGAAGCTGCTGGGCGTGTACACGTATGACGAGGATGGAGAAGCTCTGCAGACCTACGCCGCCACT GAGGAGAACGATCAGATGTTCCAGATCATCGAGGTGAAGGTTTTGTCCAACTGGGGCCACCAGGAGTACACGTGCATTTACCGTTTCAGAGTGCACGGGTCGCCCAGTGACGTCTGA